From Paenibacillus graminis, a single genomic window includes:
- a CDS encoding D-2-hydroxyacid dehydrogenase yields MTKSIVCLQKLSHRQQDLIRDAAPGYTLTLGDGKAPDLAQLAEAEIVIGWGKGISDTLLSSESPLRWVQTWSAGVEKLPLTAMENKGILLTNASGVHAEPITAVIFGFMLLFTRNLHTAVRNQLNRKWHSEGSESELTGKTAVIAGTGSIGSETARIAKAFRMTTLGVSRSGEPAEGFDEVYTTDRLQDVVSQGDFLINTLPLTDETRLMFGAEIFAACKQGSYYINIGRGATTDTQALMDALNSGHLAGAGLDVFGTEPLPEDHPLWGMEQVVITPHCAGVTDRYADRVVEIFIENMKSYLKSGTPSRNLVDYSRQY; encoded by the coding sequence TTGACGAAATCCATCGTTTGTTTACAGAAACTATCACACCGGCAGCAGGACTTAATCCGTGACGCTGCTCCAGGCTATACACTGACCCTGGGAGACGGCAAAGCCCCTGACCTTGCACAGCTCGCCGAAGCCGAAATTGTCATCGGCTGGGGCAAGGGGATTAGCGATACGCTGTTAAGCTCTGAATCACCGCTGCGCTGGGTGCAGACCTGGTCGGCTGGAGTTGAGAAGCTTCCTCTTACAGCCATGGAGAATAAAGGAATTCTGTTAACCAACGCCAGCGGTGTGCACGCCGAACCGATTACGGCGGTAATCTTCGGCTTCATGCTGCTCTTCACCCGGAATCTGCATACAGCGGTCCGCAACCAGTTGAACCGAAAATGGCACTCTGAAGGCAGCGAGAGCGAGCTGACCGGCAAAACCGCCGTCATTGCCGGTACCGGCTCCATCGGCAGTGAAACGGCCAGAATCGCCAAAGCCTTCCGGATGACGACCTTAGGTGTAAGCCGCTCCGGCGAGCCGGCCGAAGGCTTCGATGAGGTCTATACCACTGACCGGCTTCAGGATGTTGTGAGCCAAGGGGATTTCCTGATCAACACCCTACCGCTTACAGATGAGACACGGCTTATGTTTGGTGCGGAAATTTTTGCAGCCTGTAAGCAGGGCTCCTATTATATCAATATCGGCCGCGGAGCCACAACCGATACCCAAGCTCTGATGGATGCCCTGAACAGCGGACACTTGGCCGGTGCCGGTCTCGATGTATTCGGGACGGAGCCCCTGCCGGAAGACCATCCGCTGTGGGGAATGGAGCAGGTCGTCATCACGCCGCACTGTGCCGGGGTAACTGACCGTTATGCCGACCGGGTGGTTGAGATTTTTATAGAGAATATGAAATCCTATTTGAAATCAGGAACTCCTTCACGTAATCTCGTAGACTACAGCCGCCAGTATTAA
- the thpR gene encoding RNA 2',3'-cyclic phosphodiesterase gives MERKVSEAEMERLFIALKLPFALCVKLEKERSVLSGKLNFAKWTHSEDYHITLQFLGDTPKRSIPGLLEALKEIPAACSPFHLRLTEWGTFGRPESPKVLWAGVSGETDKLKDLQKRVISVTRPLGFIPEARAFKPHLTLARKYRNELPFSLEKLALLRTEEASGEGESDIADWTVDGFVVYATRMHAIPMYEMIEKFTFF, from the coding sequence ATGGAACGTAAGGTGTCTGAAGCAGAAATGGAGCGGCTGTTCATCGCGCTAAAGCTTCCTTTTGCGCTGTGTGTAAAACTGGAAAAGGAACGCAGTGTCTTGTCGGGCAAACTGAATTTTGCCAAATGGACACATTCTGAGGATTATCACATTACCCTGCAGTTTCTCGGAGATACGCCGAAACGGTCAATTCCCGGCCTGCTTGAAGCTTTGAAGGAGATCCCCGCAGCTTGCTCCCCCTTTCATTTGCGGCTTACGGAGTGGGGGACTTTTGGGCGCCCTGAATCGCCAAAGGTGCTTTGGGCGGGGGTTTCGGGAGAAACGGACAAGCTGAAGGATCTTCAAAAGCGTGTGATTTCCGTTACCCGTCCTCTTGGTTTCATACCCGAAGCGAGAGCGTTTAAACCTCATCTCACCTTGGCCCGCAAATATCGGAATGAGCTGCCTTTCAGTCTGGAAAAGCTTGCTCTTTTGCGCACTGAGGAAGCCTCAGGGGAGGGGGAATCTGACATCGCGGACTGGACGGTGGACGGTTTTGTGGTGTATGCTACCAGGATGCATGCCATTCCTATGTATGAAATGATCGAAAAATTTACGTTTTTCTGA
- a CDS encoding cell wall hydrolase yields the protein MVIFKQNRCIALLVGVILVCFSAISLMGLVGPAKGKDTVQMNQLQSNAHPSDRISSSQALTALLRTKSSSGPMLYTTAAYLVQTQKIRHAAEWSSLDILKPQGAAAKTDILRQKAAVVKSTPPMAQQAAKTAAAKGSQTVLTKKTAIQQHPPTQLFFSRTKLLSQDQRNQATWTYAVSEGDLLLLQKIVMAEAEGEPYQGKVAVANVVLNRLRSANFPDTIHDVIYQKSQFSPVANGRLKRVKPNADSIKAVTAALSGTKAVTDDTYFFLSLKLAQDLTVHHSRQYAKTIGNHTFYK from the coding sequence ATGGTAATTTTCAAACAAAACCGCTGTATTGCGCTGCTTGTTGGCGTTATTCTAGTGTGTTTCTCTGCGATAAGCCTGATGGGCCTTGTAGGTCCCGCCAAGGGCAAAGATACAGTACAAATGAATCAGCTGCAGTCGAACGCTCATCCATCTGACCGGATAAGCTCTAGTCAAGCCTTAACAGCTTTGCTGAGGACTAAGAGTTCCTCGGGACCCATGCTTTACACCACAGCCGCCTATCTGGTCCAAACCCAGAAGATCAGGCATGCCGCAGAATGGAGCAGTCTGGATATACTGAAGCCGCAAGGCGCAGCCGCCAAGACTGATATTCTCCGGCAAAAGGCAGCTGTGGTGAAGTCAACTCCGCCCATGGCGCAGCAAGCGGCCAAGACGGCGGCGGCTAAGGGGAGCCAGACCGTACTTACGAAAAAAACGGCAATTCAGCAACATCCCCCCACACAATTGTTCTTCTCTCGGACAAAGCTATTAAGCCAGGATCAGCGAAATCAAGCGACCTGGACCTACGCAGTATCCGAAGGAGACCTGCTACTGCTGCAAAAAATCGTTATGGCAGAAGCAGAAGGCGAACCGTACCAGGGCAAAGTGGCAGTCGCCAACGTTGTTCTGAACCGGCTGCGGTCAGCCAATTTTCCCGATACCATACATGATGTGATCTATCAGAAGAGTCAGTTCAGTCCTGTGGCCAACGGGCGTCTTAAGCGTGTGAAGCCAAACGCAGACTCTATTAAAGCCGTCACCGCCGCGCTCTCCGGAACCAAAGCAGTAACGGACGATACGTATTTTTTCCTGTCGCTGAAGCTTGCCCAGGATCTCACGGTACATCATTCCAGACAATATGCTAAAACCATCGGCAATCATACTTTTTATAAATAA
- a CDS encoding UDP-N-acetylglucosamine--LPS N-acetylglucosamine transferase yields the protein MRKKRVLLFSEGFGTGHTGAAYALAEGIKRLSPDVQCRVIELGKFLNPTVAPWILSAYRKTVSSQPKLVGMMYKTQYHKSLNRLTKLALHRIFYTHASQVIEQLKPDLIICTHPLPAAVISRLKQQGLDVPLYTLITDYDAHGSWINEEANRYLVSTSRVKSILTGRGVSPEKVAVTGIPLHPKFWGRSNKTLLRKELGLADIPTVLIMGGGWGLMFGKDVMDSLTARVDHIQLIFCMGSNEKLVAKMRANPLLNHPNVKILGYSSEINKLMDASDLLITKPGGMTCTEGQAKGIPMLFYSAIPGQEEKNCQYFVELGLAEVLDSDVVDKWFSLLLREYAGLEELRRRRTAPDRQQPSHCASTVLQLLGKSAAGMPQDPRGARAAVAAAAATQPRNEEAVYVTP from the coding sequence ATGCGAAAGAAAAGAGTACTGCTGTTTTCGGAAGGCTTCGGTACGGGCCATACAGGGGCAGCCTATGCTCTGGCCGAAGGAATTAAGCGGCTTAGCCCGGATGTGCAGTGCAGGGTGATTGAGCTTGGCAAATTCCTTAATCCTACGGTCGCTCCCTGGATTCTTTCAGCTTACCGCAAAACAGTCAGCAGCCAGCCGAAGCTGGTCGGCATGATGTATAAGACCCAATATCATAAATCTCTGAACCGGTTGACCAAGCTGGCACTTCACCGGATTTTTTATACACATGCCTCACAGGTCATCGAGCAGCTTAAGCCCGATCTGATTATTTGTACGCACCCGCTTCCAGCAGCTGTCATTTCCCGGTTGAAACAGCAGGGGCTCGATGTGCCTCTGTATACGTTGATTACAGATTATGATGCACACGGAAGCTGGATTAATGAGGAGGCGAACCGCTACCTGGTGTCCACTTCCCGGGTCAAGTCGATTCTCACCGGCCGCGGCGTATCTCCAGAGAAAGTAGCGGTTACCGGAATTCCTCTGCACCCCAAGTTCTGGGGGCGTTCGAACAAAACACTGCTCCGCAAGGAACTGGGGCTGGCCGATATCCCTACAGTGCTGATTATGGGCGGCGGCTGGGGGCTCATGTTCGGGAAGGATGTTATGGACTCGCTCACTGCGAGGGTGGATCATATCCAACTGATCTTCTGCATGGGCAGTAACGAAAAGCTCGTAGCCAAAATGCGGGCCAATCCGCTCCTGAACCATCCCAACGTGAAAATTCTGGGGTACAGCAGCGAGATTAACAAGCTGATGGACGCCTCCGATCTGCTGATTACCAAACCTGGTGGAATGACTTGTACGGAAGGCCAGGCCAAGGGTATTCCGATGCTTTTTTACAGCGCCATTCCCGGCCAGGAGGAGAAGAACTGCCAATACTTCGTAGAATTGGGGCTGGCCGAAGTGCTGGATTCGGATGTGGTGGACAAATGGTTCTCACTGCTGCTGCGTGAATACGCAGGCTTGGAGGAGCTGCGCAGACGCCGTACCGCCCCTGATCGCCAGCAGCCAAGCCACTGTGCATCCACCGTATTGCAGTTGCTGGGCAAGTCTGCAGCCGGAATGCCCCAGGATCCTCGCGGCGCACGGGCGGCTGTAGCCGCAGCTGCCGCCACCCAGCCGCGGAACGAAGAAGCGGTATATGTTACACCTTAA
- a CDS encoding TetR/AcrR family transcriptional regulator: MAVVDRRQQVLQAATKSFSLFGYKATTMDQVAKIANVGKGTIYTFFTNKEQLFDEILRDVIMDMKGIAEREIKRDRSFFDNLHRVLDALLEFRSEHELFIKLSQESRDFGTPQANEGLDKIENVVLEYLEREVEHAITQGEVKPCEPKIVSLVMFRLYIVLTAELSKVHVPLTKEQIKSYFHLFLAEGLAE; this comes from the coding sequence GTGGCTGTGGTAGATCGAAGGCAGCAGGTGCTCCAGGCAGCGACCAAGTCTTTTTCATTATTTGGCTACAAAGCGACTACAATGGACCAGGTCGCGAAGATCGCCAATGTCGGCAAAGGAACCATCTACACCTTTTTTACGAACAAGGAGCAGTTGTTTGATGAGATTCTTCGTGATGTCATAATGGATATGAAGGGGATTGCTGAGCGGGAAATCAAGCGGGACCGGTCTTTTTTTGATAATCTGCACCGTGTTCTGGATGCCCTGCTGGAATTCCGCAGTGAACATGAATTGTTCATCAAGCTGTCCCAGGAAAGCCGTGATTTCGGAACCCCACAGGCTAATGAAGGACTCGATAAGATTGAGAACGTCGTATTGGAATACTTGGAGCGGGAGGTGGAGCATGCGATAACCCAGGGGGAAGTCAAGCCCTGTGAACCCAAGATTGTATCGCTGGTGATGTTCAGGTTGTATATTGTGCTTACAGCCGAACTGAGCAAGGTACATGTACCCTTAACGAAGGAGCAGATCAAATCCTATTTTCATCTGTTTCTGGCAGAGGGGCTTGCAGAGTAA
- a CDS encoding YhgE/Pip domain-containing protein, translated as MKSLSVFAKDLGAALKNPKVLIPMFVVLFIPVLYSGLFLKAFWDPYGKMNELPVAVVNEDKGADYEGTKLAAGNDLVTELKKTDGFKWNFVTRAQAEAGLKDNTYYMAIVVPEDFSQSATTLLEADPKPAKIIYEPNEGYNFLAGQIGGTAVKDIKTKVSAKITEAYTTSVFDKIKDIGSGLGEAGDGATKIADGASKLDDGALKLKDNLLVLTEGTGKLLDGAAPLTKGVADLNNGAAALHTGSSTLAGGLQQLSSAHKQLQDGVSQTAAGSKQLNAGLQKTAAGAAALQAGTKSAVDGTAKLQAGTQTVVDGSAKLAAGLTSSMDGSAKLAAGLQASKDGSAKTSAGAKAVADGLQQLAKSNPQLAASPDVQKLLAASAAVAQGTAQLDQSQQQLLEGATALHSGQEQLVQGANQLHAGSQQLDAGVTQLHDGAQQLNAGSTQLLDGQKQLLAGAGALETGGSKLAAGMKQFGAKLNEAAAGGAKLADGSKTLEAGTTKLLAGAGQLSSGLSSVADGSKKLSDGAGQLKNGLDDLKSGSGELATKLGDAAAQTSSVNSSDKLVSMFAQPVQIDVQKVSAVPNYGTGFAPYFLSLGLFVGALICTLVIPMRDSEVIGASRFNRFISRTLTFSMMSVLQSLMAAIIVLYGLGLNVQNVPLFYAFTFITSIAFMWMIQAIVTWMDQPGRFVVIVILIFQLTTSAGTFPLELIPSWMKFFNPLLPMTYSVKGFKAVISTGNFSAMWSDAGLLAVYGVVFLAFTFTYFMTRDRDNEVAVKNEQILTV; from the coding sequence ATGAAATCTTTATCCGTATTTGCCAAGGACCTGGGCGCAGCGCTCAAGAATCCCAAGGTGCTGATTCCCATGTTTGTCGTCCTGTTCATTCCGGTACTATACAGCGGATTGTTCCTGAAGGCATTCTGGGACCCGTACGGCAAGATGAATGAGCTGCCTGTCGCAGTAGTCAATGAAGATAAAGGTGCCGACTATGAAGGCACGAAGCTTGCAGCAGGGAATGACCTGGTGACAGAGCTTAAGAAGACCGACGGGTTCAAATGGAACTTTGTAACCCGGGCGCAGGCTGAGGCCGGCTTGAAGGATAACACCTACTATATGGCTATTGTGGTTCCGGAAGATTTCTCCCAGAGTGCCACGACCTTGCTGGAAGCAGACCCGAAGCCAGCCAAAATTATTTATGAGCCAAATGAAGGCTACAACTTCCTGGCCGGTCAAATCGGCGGTACGGCTGTAAAAGATATCAAGACTAAAGTATCAGCCAAAATTACTGAAGCTTATACCACTTCTGTTTTTGACAAAATCAAAGATATCGGAAGCGGTCTTGGAGAAGCGGGAGACGGCGCCACCAAGATTGCGGACGGTGCCTCCAAGCTGGATGACGGTGCGCTCAAGCTGAAGGATAATCTGCTTGTGCTGACCGAAGGCACCGGCAAGTTGCTGGATGGTGCAGCCCCGCTTACAAAGGGTGTAGCGGATCTGAACAACGGTGCGGCCGCATTGCATACAGGCAGCAGCACGCTTGCGGGCGGACTCCAGCAGCTGTCCTCAGCGCATAAGCAGCTCCAGGACGGCGTATCCCAGACGGCAGCAGGCAGCAAACAGCTGAATGCCGGATTACAGAAGACGGCAGCCGGTGCAGCCGCGCTGCAAGCAGGCACGAAGTCTGCGGTGGATGGAACGGCTAAGCTTCAAGCCGGTACCCAGACTGTTGTCGACGGCAGTGCGAAGCTTGCCGCTGGACTTACCTCCTCCATGGACGGCAGCGCGAAGCTGGCAGCCGGACTTCAGGCTTCGAAGGATGGCAGCGCGAAGACCAGCGCAGGAGCTAAAGCGGTAGCGGATGGCCTGCAGCAGCTGGCCAAATCCAATCCGCAGCTGGCGGCCAGCCCGGATGTGCAGAAGCTGCTGGCAGCAAGCGCGGCAGTCGCCCAAGGCACCGCACAGCTGGATCAGAGCCAGCAGCAGCTCCTCGAGGGCGCAACTGCGCTGCACAGCGGCCAGGAGCAGCTGGTGCAGGGAGCGAACCAACTGCACGCCGGTTCGCAGCAGCTGGATGCCGGTGTCACCCAGCTGCATGACGGAGCGCAGCAATTGAATGCCGGCAGCACCCAGCTGCTGGATGGACAAAAGCAGCTCCTGGCCGGAGCCGGAGCGCTGGAAACCGGCGGCAGCAAACTGGCCGCAGGCATGAAGCAGTTCGGCGCGAAGCTGAACGAAGCTGCAGCAGGCGGGGCCAAGCTGGCTGACGGCAGCAAAACGCTTGAAGCCGGAACAACGAAGCTGCTGGCCGGAGCCGGACAACTGAGCAGCGGCCTCAGTTCAGTAGCAGACGGCTCGAAGAAGCTTAGCGATGGAGCCGGACAGCTTAAGAATGGGCTGGATGACCTCAAGAGCGGCTCGGGCGAGCTGGCAACGAAGCTCGGTGATGCCGCAGCGCAGACCAGCTCAGTGAACTCAAGCGATAAGCTTGTATCCATGTTCGCCCAGCCGGTACAGATTGATGTGCAAAAAGTGAGTGCGGTGCCAAACTACGGCACAGGTTTTGCCCCTTACTTCCTGTCTCTAGGTTTGTTCGTTGGTGCATTGATCTGCACCCTGGTAATTCCGATGCGCGACTCTGAGGTTATCGGCGCAAGCCGGTTCAACCGTTTCATCAGCCGCACGCTTACCTTCTCGATGATGAGTGTGCTCCAGTCCTTGATGGCTGCCATTATTGTTCTGTATGGACTGGGCCTGAATGTACAGAATGTCCCGCTGTTCTATGCCTTTACCTTCATTACAAGCATCGCCTTTATGTGGATGATCCAAGCCATTGTCACTTGGATGGATCAGCCTGGACGGTTCGTTGTCATTGTTATCCTGATCTTCCAGTTGACCACAAGCGCAGGAACCTTCCCGCTTGAGCTGATTCCGTCCTGGATGAAATTCTTCAACCCGCTGCTGCCTATGACCTACAGTGTCAAAGGCTTCAAGGCTGTGATTTCCACCGGTAATTTCAGCGCAATGTGGAGCGACGCTGGTCTGCTGGCGGTTTACGGAGTCGTATTCCTGGCCTTTACCTTCACCTACTTCATGACCCGTGACCGGGATAATGAGGTCGCCGTGAAGAATGAACAAATACTGACTGTATAA